AGCCATGAGAGGCACCCTTCGGTGTGCGACAGGTGCTTCTCCGTTCTGGAGTGATCGGGGGATATGAAGACAAAATATTGGATAATCGCGCTGACGACCCCTGCGGTCGTGGCAACGGATCAGGCCACAAAATGGTGGGTGGCGAGCGCCATGTCGCCTGGCGAGCGGGTGCCGGTGTTACACGGCTTCTTCGACATCGTCTTTTTTTATAATACCGGCGCCGCGTTCGGCATGTTCTCCGGGCTCTCGGATGCGGTGAGGGTCCCCTTCTTCTACATCGTCGCCGCCGTGGCCGCGCTGCTTCTGGCCCTCCTTTACCGTTCGCTAGACGAGGGCGAAAATATCGCCGCATTCGCCATCTCGCTCGTGTTCGGGGGCATCGCCGGCAACATCATCGACAGGATACGTTTCGGTTCGGTCGTGGATTTTCTCTCTTTCCACCTGGGCGATGCGGTCGTTCAGGGGAGCGTCCTCGGCGTGGGGTACCGCGTTCCTCTGGAGTGGCCCGCGTTCAACGTGGCGGACAGCGCGATAACGGCCGCGATGATCATCCTGGTCGCGTCGGCGATTGCGCGAAGGCGCGAAGGGGGCGGGCGATGAGGCCGTATCTCTTTCACATCGGCAGCATGGGTGTGCCGTCGTTCTTCTTCATGCTCATGATCGGCGCGCTCGCAGGCACGTTCTTCGCCGCGAGGGTTGCGCGCAGGGAGGGCGCCGACCCCGTGGCCATGCTTGACTTCGGGATCATCGGCATCATCTGCTCCGTGCTGGGATCGAGGATATTCCACATCCTGGTCGAGGCGCCGGGCTACTACTGGGAGAACCCGATCCGCGTCTTCTACTTCTGGCAGGGCGGCTTCGTCTCGATCGGCGCCTTCACAGGGACCCTCGTCGGCTGGATCGTCTACACCTGGCGCCGCAAGTTGGATCCTTGGCGCTACATAGATCTGGCCACGACATGCGTGCCGATACTGATATTCTTCACCAGGATCGGCTGCTTCATGGTCGGCTGCTGCTACGGAAAGCCCACGGACTTCTTCATACACCTCACATTCACCGACCCGGCCTCCA
The Pseudomonadota bacterium DNA segment above includes these coding regions:
- the lspA gene encoding signal peptidase II, yielding MKTKYWIIALTTPAVVATDQATKWWVASAMSPGERVPVLHGFFDIVFFYNTGAAFGMFSGLSDAVRVPFFYIVAAVAALLLALLYRSLDEGENIAAFAISLVFGGIAGNIIDRIRFGSVVDFLSFHLGDAVVQGSVLGVGYRVPLEWPAFNVADSAITAAMIILVASAIARRREGGGR
- a CDS encoding prolipoprotein diacylglyceryl transferase is translated as MRPYLFHIGSMGVPSFFFMLMIGALAGTFFAARVARREGADPVAMLDFGIIGIICSVLGSRIFHILVEAPGYYWENPIRVFYFWQGGFVSIGAFTGTLVGWIVYTWRRKLDPWRYIDLATTCVPILIFFTRIGCFMVGCCYGKPTDFFIHLTFTDPASTAGHFHLGVPLHATQLYNMINALVMWGVIMFSYKRRRFHGQVLATFFLYYGVTRFFIEFLRGDADRGLWFGGAVSTGQIAMVFFFAAGVFVWLLRRRQRIGGKR